In the Camarhynchus parvulus chromosome 12, STF_HiC, whole genome shotgun sequence genome, TCGGCAGCGTCTGTGGAGGCAGCGGGTGAGGGGCCGTGGGAGCTCCGAGGGACCCCGGAGCACCTCCCGGTCACGGGCTCTGCTCACCGTGCGCTGGGTGCTGGCGCTGGCTGGCACCGGGGTGCTCCGGGGGGTGACGTGcaccaccagggccaccaggctGCTGCGGCGGCGGCCACCAGAGCCGCCCCACACCTCCACCAGCAGGACAAAGGGCTGGGGCTCGGCTCGGGCACTGGGCAGGTAGACAAGGGTGTTCCCCTCCAGCCGAAAGCGCCCGTCCTCATTGCCTGGACGAGAGGGTCTGCTCAGTGTCACACCACGGCGAGGGCTGGTTTGTGCCGTGCCTTGGCCGCTCCTCACCTCCAACAATGGTGTAGGTCAGCGGGGCGCTGTCGGGGCCACCGTGGCACACCAGGCGGGTGACAGGCTGGCGGCTGCCCGGGGACCCGGCCGTGATCCGCAGCTCCTGCACCTCGGGGGTGCACTCCGGCAGCTGGTCCGGCAcagcctgccaggagcaggggaagcggtgagcacccccagtcctcgcagccagcacagcccacccAGCGGGCTGCCCTCACACCTGCACAGACACGTCGCACAGACGGCTCTGCCTCTTCCTCGGGTCCAGGTCATGGTGGGTGTCCGTCAGCCGCACCACCAGCCTGTAGCTCTTGTGCTGCTGCGAGTCCAGGGGTCCCACCACGCGGATCTCGCCTGTAGAAGgtgtgagctgctgggagccGGTGGGTGCCACGGGTGTgcggggctggggaaggggcagggtgCTCACCAGTGCGCCTGTCGATGGAGAAGGGCTGTGCGGGGCCAGGGCCCCCCTCCAGGCTGTACTCCAGGCTCTCCTGGGGGTAGTCACGGTCAGTGCCAGCCACACGCCCCACGACGCTGCCAAAAGCTGCTGTCTCAGGCACGGTGaaggtggcactgctggggcacgCCGGTCTGAATTCGTTGACAGGTGTCACCGTCACAAGCACAGGCACACGGGCTGTGTGGCACAcagctgctcagccaggctggcaccaccCCACAGCCTGTGCCGGGCTGGGTGACGTGGGCACAGAGGCACTACCCCTGGGATGGGCAtctctggggcagcagggaacGAATGTTTCCTCTGTGATCTGCTGGTTTGGGGATTGGGAGAGGTGTTTTCCCACCCTAGGGACATGGGCACTCACTGCTCTGTCGGAGCTGCCCTCCCACTGTCACCACAATGGTGGCCGTGAACTGGAAGCCCAGAGCAACCATGGCCTCCGAGTCATAGTCCAGGGTGGTGTTGACCTGCCAAACCAGGAGGGGAGACTCAGGCTGAGCTGAGGTGCTCTGCAAAGCTCAGATGCTCTGCAAAGCCAGAGTGTCCCACAAAGCCAGGATGACCCACAAAGCTGCGATGccaggggagaaggagggagcaAGTGAGGAGAACAAGCAGGccttggggagcagggagccctgAGGAGCCCTGACCCAGAACCTGACATGACAGCACATGTCACAGGGTCCCATTGTCCCGCTGGGTTCCAGGGTCTGGGCTTGCTGtccacctgggcactgcccatGGCCCCACTCACCTTCAGCTGTGGCCCCTCCATGCAGAagtgggagagggaggagggaggccCCTCGAGAGCATAGTGCAGACACCTATCAGTGCTGGTGGAGCCAGTGCACCTCAGTGTCACCAATGTGCTGCCAGGGGACATGGTTTCGGGCACCTGGGACCTGtggcagggcagccagcagtTCAGCCTCCGTCCCATGTCCTGGGTTTAGCAGAGACTCCATGCACCCCGCTCCCCCCTGAGCCATACACAAAGATGGCTGGGACACATCTCGGTGCCAGGTGGTCTGTCCCCTGCACGGTGACGTTGACCGTGGCGGTGGCGTGGACGTCGGGGTGCAGCGCGTTGTAAGCCTGGATGACGAGGTGGGCACGGATCGCCTGCAGCCGCCGGGTGCTGCGGATCTCCCCTGTCACTGCGGGAGGAGCCATGGCCTCGCAttgggcacagggacagggacaggctgtccctggggatCCCTGCTGCCGTGCTCACCCTCATCAATGGCGAAGAGCACGGGAGCCACAGGAGCGAGGATGGCATAGCGAACATTGTCCCCGCTGGCATGGACCTTTGTGACCACCTCCCAGGGACCAATGCTTTCTGCCACCGTCACAGCCCGGTGTGGCTCACTGCAGGCGAGGTGGGCATTGTGGCACGGcctggtgccaccagcaccccccTCCTGGGCCAGCCCCACTCACGGGAAGGTGATGCGGGGACGCCGTGATGGCAGCACCTCCAccctcagagccctgctgcagttGTGCCCGTGATGATCCATCACCTCAATGTCCAGCAGGAATGTCTGTGGGCCAGCACCggggcagctgtgggacagCCCCGGGTGGCACCAAcgatggggatggggacagggacgggaATAGCGATGGGATGGGAACAAAAACGGGAACAGAGACAAAGGAGAGGGGGCAAGAGATGAGAATGGGGCTTGGAGTAGGAACAGAGGTGGGAAGAGGCGTGGAGATGGAGGTGAGTATGAGCTGGAGACTAGAATGGGCAGGATTACAGACAGAGATGAGGATATGGACAGGACTTGATATGtggaaggggatggggacaggactGGAGCACTTGTGGGTCCAGGGGGAGACAGGGGCCTaatgggcagagcaggatgtgGAGGGAGAGCTGTGGCCAGGGAGGGGCTAAGCCCCAGTGGACTGAGAGGTGTCTGTgaccagcctggggctgctggtgcccACCTGGGTGTCCTTGCTGGGATCAAAACCATTGtcaggtgccagcagcaggccCCGGCAGGTGAGCGTGAGTGGTGTGTTGCGGTTTCGGAGCCTGAACTGCAGAAAGGAGGGTGATGGGAACCCCTGTCCCACTCCTCCGTGCCCGGGGTTCAGCCGTCCCCAAGGCTGCCCCCTTCTGTGGGGGTGTGGCcccccagggagctgccactCACCATCAGCCCACCGAGTGGCTGTGGCAGCACCACGTACAGGGGTGTCCGGGGTGCCACATCTGCCTGCACCTGCACCACATCaccctctggagcagagcacagctgtgggaGCTTGGTGCTGGCTGGCACGCACAGCCtccactgccctgtgcccccctgcTCCTACCTGCTCTGGCAAAGAGGGTGTCACAGCGCAGCACATGCCCTGCTGTCACCCGGACAAAGAGCCGCTCCTCCACCTCATCCTCACCAGGACAAGCAGCCCGCAGGATCAGTGTGTACTGGTTCACCCGGCGGGCATCCAGCTCTGCGCCAGCACGCAGTGTCAcctgccatggggacacaggcaCTCAGCAGGGcgcctgccagctcctgccccactcCCCATTCCCCAGCCACACCTCTGCCCGGAAGGCGGTGGCATTCGTGGGGTCAGAGCTGATGGCGATGGAGTTGAAGGGGTGGTCAGGCTCGACGATGTGCAGGGTGACATTGGGACTGCTGCTTGAGTTGCTGCAGGACACGGTCACCTCAGCAACGCGGGTGCCTGACACGGTGTCCTCACTCAGGGTCACCACACGTGGCAAGTCAGACAGGACTGGTGGACAGGGACCACTGATGGGTCATCCAGCTGTGCTTatggagctctgctcctgcacctaAGCACCAATGCAGGCACAGCTTTCCCTGGCAGACACAGCTGGGTCCAAAGCACCCCGCTCTTACCTGTTGCTCTGATGAAAGTCCCTGCAAAGAGGAGAGTGTCACCACAGCctgccaggtgtgccctggcAATGCCCTGGGGAGGCCCCAGAATTCCCTCTGTGGGATGCTCTGATGAAACCCCAGTGGTGTCTGGATATGCCACAGTGACGCCCAAAAGCCCCAGAAATATCCTGGCAATGCTGAGGACACCCTGAGGACACCTGGGCAATGCCCTGAGCATGCCCGTGCGatgccccctccccacctcaacccagccaggcagctgccaacccctctgcccatcctgggCTCAGCCCTAGGAATGTGGGAGTAACCAAGGAGAgcctcttcccttcctctcagTCATCCACCCACGATCTGGCAGAGGGTGCCCCAAACACTGTGACCTTGAAGCACCTACCCAGGGCAcagaggctgaggaggaggaaggtgaggtGTCCGTGCATGCCCATGGCTCGCTGTGTGTTTGGGACAAGCTGCTGCCGgttgccagggctgctgggcaccACCCCGGCCCGGCGTCATGCCGTCCATCCCCACCCGTGGTGGCCGTCCCGgccaggggagggacagggcacGGCTCCAGTGCCCCCGGCTCTGCacgccgccgctcccggcccctCGCCACTCGCAGCTCCGTGGGGTTTGGCTGCCACCCCACGCTGCTTCACCACGCGGCACGCTCGGGAACCGGGAAAATTAGCTGGGAGGTAATTTTTGGCCGTGTTCTCGTTCATTTGCAAACCAGTGCCGCTTCTCCCGGGATCCCCATTAAGCGCTATTAGTTCCCAATTAACGGGCACCGCGGCCCGGGTcactcttcccttccctcctccagcgCCCAGCCCGGCTCTGGCAGCCCGGTGGCGCGGGGTGCCGACGGGGGATGCCTCCACGGGGGCTCTGTACCGGCTGCCTTCCTTCCCGGCAGGGCATACCGAGCTGCGGGACCCCCCGTGCCCGAGGGTGCCGCCGGCCGGGACACGGATCGCGCCTGGCCCGGCGGTGCCCGGGTGGTGCCCGGCGCGGggccccggggcggcggggaggggtCCGTGGGCGGGGCGGGGCCCCGGGGCGGCGGTGCCGGTGCGGGCCGGGCTCACGTTACGGCGGCCCCATtggccggggcggggcggggcggggccgccgggcagcgccgggaggcggcgggcacggccgggcGCTCTGTCCGCtgtcgctgctgctgctgctccgcCACCGGCACCGGCGGCTctgggagcggggccgggagcggcgccGGGGGAGCAGGACCGGGCATGCACAACGCCCGCCCAGACGAGCTCGGCGCCGACCGGGTGAGTGCCGCCGCGGGCACCGGGAGGgaacgggacgggacgggaccgCCgtgcccgcgccccgccgccccgggaCTGCGGGACTGCCGTGACGTCCGGGCGCTGCCGGTGACATCAAGGCCGTGACATTACACGCGAGGCCAAAGGCGGCGCGGGGGACGCGTGCACCCGGTGGGACCCTGGTGGTGCGGGGGCACGGGTGACCAGCGGGCACAGTGTCCAGCTGTCAAGGTGCCAGCGGCACCGTCCCCCCGGAGCTGCCATCCTGCCACCCACCTGGGCTGCCCCGAGGGACGGCGGTGACAGGGTGGCCCTTCGGCTCTCCTGGGCCTGCCACATGCTTACCCAGCACCTCACAACCGGCTGCCCCAGTGTTCCCGGCCAGCGGCAGGACCGGGCGGCTCGGAGCGGTGGCACATTGCCACTAGGGCTGGATGAGAGGGTCCCAGCCAGCGGGGAGGGGGACAAGGATTTGCACGGGGACGCGGAGAGGGACAaggacagccctgccagcagctgtgtcagggccAGCCAGAGCGGACAGAATTATCGGTCCTGGAAGCAATCCCTCCTGCACACTCAGCTTCCCGCGACTCCGGCGCGGAAAGGAAAGCGGACGTAACACCCTGCTTTTGGGTTCAGACAATAGGAATTCAAGAGCGAGGAGCGGCCCGGCTGCGGGAGCCAGCAGTCCCTTCCAGCGCCCGCCCGGCCGTGCTCCgttcagccctggctgccttgGTCCCCTGTATTTCCCGGCGTTTGGGGGATCCCGGGCCTTGGGCGCAGGCCTGGCTGCACCCTGACGTCACCgggtgtccccagctggagggcacagggtgggtgGGTGGCCCTGCCAAGGCGCGGGGGCAGAGCCCCACCCCAGCACCCGCGGgtgccccggggctgccgcTGGCCCCGTGCCACCGAGTGGGGCTCTGCCGGAGGGGTGTCCCGGCTGCCTCCCCGCCGACAAGGGGGCACTCGAGGGGCTGTCGGGGGGGCAGTGCAGCGCCCGCTCCTACGTGCCGTGGCCCTCTGTCATTTCCCGCAGGCACGGCCGGGGCTGGGTGCCTGCTTGCTCACCCGACAAGCCGCTGCACGCCGGCCGGCTCCGCGCAGGAGCCGCAGGAAAGCGGGGCCCGGGGCTGGAGGCAAGCCGGGACCTGCGGCCCGCTCTCCGCACCCTGCCGCACGCCCATTGCGCCAGCGAAGCCCCCACCAGCCGGGGCGGGGGGGCGCGGGGTGCCGAGGAGGgcgggatggggatgggatggggatggcgGTGCTGGCCATGTGCTGatctccctttccctgcagtgGTGCCGGCGGGACGCGGGCCCGACGCCGCGGGCGCACATGCACGGCACGCGGCAGACGCCGCACCACCCCGGCAGGGCCACGGGGCCGGCCCCCGAGCCCCGCGCCCCGCCTCGGCGGCGG is a window encoding:
- the CDHR4 gene encoding cadherin-related family member 4; protein product: MLRALPRCPQGVLSIARIFLGLLGVTVAYPDTTGVSSEHPTEGILGPPQGIARAHLAGCGDTLLFAGTFIRATVLSDLPRVVTLSEDTVSGTRVAEVTVSCSNSSSSPNVTLHIVEPDHPFNSIAISSDPTNATAFRAEVTLRAGAELDARRVNQYTLILRAACPGEDEVEERLFVRVTAGHVLRCDTLFARAEGDVVQVQADVAPRTPLYVVLPQPLGGLMFRLRNRNTPLTLTCRGLLLAPDNGFDPSKDTQTFLLDIEVMDHHGHNCSRALRVEVLPSRRPRITFPEPHRAVTVAESIGPWEVVTKVHASGDNVRYAILAPVAPVLFAIDEVTGEIRSTRRLQAIRAHLVIQAYNALHPDVHATATVNVTVQGTDHLAPRCVPAIFVSQVPETMSPGSTLVTLRCTGSTSTDRCLHYALEGPPSSLSHFCMEGPQLKVNTTLDYDSEAMVALGFQFTATIVVTVGGQLRQSTRVPVLVTVTPVNEFRPACPSSATFTVPETAAFGSVVGRVAGTDRDYPQESLEYSLEGGPGPAQPFSIDRRTGEIRVVGPLDSQQHKSYRLVVRLTDTHHDLDPRKRQSRLCDVSVQAVPDQLPECTPEVQELRITAGSPGSRQPVTRLVCHGGPDSAPLTYTIVGGNEDGRFRLEGNTLVYLPSARAEPQPFVLLVEVWGGSGGRRRSSLVALVVHVTPRSTPVPASASTQRTTLPKEPLVVLQTEAVWHPPAWFVAVLTISGVLLLATLGCTARSLLCSNRAPGKLFLAKSSWDVVEHSRGKEEQGHPHASSTGQFDGHAQDPRTGRDYLFNSVTGARRWI